A part of Vigna radiata var. radiata cultivar VC1973A chromosome 11, Vradiata_ver6, whole genome shotgun sequence genomic DNA contains:
- the LOC106776467 gene encoding very-long-chain (3R)-3-hydroxyacyl-CoA dehydratase PASTICCINO 2, whose protein sequence is MAAFFSLLRRVYLTAYNFTLFAGWFLVLFTVLKTLKESGHENLYIAAEKPLFFSQTAAVLEILHGLVGLVRSPVTATLPQIGSRLFVAWGILWSFPETRTHVLVASLLISWSITEIIRYFFFGLKEAFGSSPSWLLWLRYSTFIVLYPTGISSEVGLIYIALPFMKASEKYCIRMPNKWNFSFDYFCAAIVVLGIYVPGSIHLYSYMLAQRKKALSKSKKE, encoded by the exons ATGGCGGCTTTCTTCTCCCTTCTCAGGCGTGTCTACCTCACCGCCTACAATTTTACCCTCTTCGCTGGATG GTTTCTGGTTCTGTTTACTGTTCTGAAGACGTTGAAGGAATCGGGCCATGAAAACTTATACATTGCTGCCGAAAAACCTTTGTTTTTTTCCCAAACTGCAGCTGTTCTTGAG ATTCTTCATGGTTTGGTCG GCCTGGTGCGGTCTCCAGTAACAGCAACCTTGCCGCAGATAGGTTCAAGGTTGTTCGTGGCTTGGGGCATTTTATGGAGTTTCCCCGAG ACTCGGACTCATGTGCTTGTTGCCTCCCTACTAATCAGCTGGTCCATCACCGAG ATTATTCGCTATTTTTTCTTTGGCTTGAAAGAGGCATTTGGATCTTCCCCTTCATGGCTTTTGTGGCTCAG GTATAGCACCTTTATAGTGCTATATCCAACAGGCATCAGCAGCGAGGTTGGTCTGATATACATTGCCTTGCCATTCATGAAG GCATCAGAGAAGTACTGCATAAGGATGCCCAACAAATGGAACTTCTCATTCGATTACTTTTGTGCTGCTATTGTTGTATTGGGAATCTATGTTCCAG GTAGCATACATCTGTATAGTTACATGCTTGCACAGAGGAAGAAAGctctatcaaaatcaaagaaagaGTAG
- the LOC106776949 gene encoding MADS-box protein JOINTLESS, with protein sequence MAREKIQIRKIDNATARQVTFSKRRRGLFKKAEELSILCDADVALIIFSSTGKLFEYSSSSMKEILERHHLHSKNLAKMEQPSLELQLVENSNCTRLSKEVAEKSHQLRQLRGEDLQGLNIDELQQLERSLETGLGRVIEKKGEKIMEEIADLQRKGMVLMEENERLKHHVAGMVNGQRRCGVESENIVMDEGQSSESVTYVCNSAGPPQDYDESSDTSLKLGLPYCG encoded by the exons ATGGCGAGGGAGAAGATTCAGATTAGGAAGATCGACAACGCCACCGCCAGGCAGGTTACGTTCTCCAAGCGTCGCAGAGGGCTCTTCAAGAAAGCCGAGGAGCTTTCCATTCTCTGTGATGCTGATGTTGCTCTCATAATCTTCTCTTCTACTGGGAAACTCTTTGAGTACTCAAGCTCCAG CATGAAGGAGATACTTGAAAGGCATCATTTGCACTCAAAGAACCTAGCAAAGATGGAACAGCCATCTCTCGAGTTGCAG CTGGTTGAAAACAGCAACTGCACCAGATTGAGCAAGGAAGTTGCCGAGAAGAGCCATCAACTGAG GCAGCTAAGAGGAGAGGATCTTCAGGGTCTAAACATAGATGAATTGCAACAGCTGGAGAGGTCTCTAGAAACTGGATTGGGGCGTGTGATAGAAAAGAAG GGAGAGAAAATTATGGAAGAGATCGCTGATCTCCAAAGAAAG GGAATGGTATTGATGGAAGAGAACGAGCGACTAAAACATCAC GTGGCGGGCATGGTTAATGGTCAAAGACGTTGTGGTGTGGAATCTGAGAACATTGTTATGGATGAAGGTCAGTCTTCAGAGTCTGTCACCTACGTTTGCAATTCTGCAGGACCTCCGCAGGACTATGATGAAAGCTCAGATACGTCCCTCAAACTGGG GCTGCCATACTGCGGTTGA